The following coding sequences are from one Juglans regia cultivar Chandler unplaced genomic scaffold, Walnut 2.0 Scaffold_41, whole genome shotgun sequence window:
- the LOC108983863 gene encoding receptor-like protein 14 has protein sequence MTSLVVLDISGNQFNGNASSSYVEASGISLEYIDFSYNQFVGIFSFNLFANYSKLEVLRFKGQNNKVEIKTEGSMGWSPLFQLKIIELSNCNLNKLIDNIPKFLLVQHELDTVDLSHSKLNGSFPNWLVENNRKLRVLHLQNNSFTGQLYLPSLIHTHITLMDVSTNHLEGKLQENIGMTFPNLVYLNLSNNNLEGNLLSSISGMFHLKVLDLSFNHFSGGVPRGLNTGCLPLRILKLAHNSFNGAIFIGTNQDVQQMNVQQMNDNQFTRKTPTKQHKRKYCY, from the coding sequence ATGACATCTCTTGTGGTGTTAGATATTTCCGGTAACCAATTCAATGGAAATGCTTCATCATCATATGTAGAAGCCAGCGGAATAAGTCTTGAGTACATTGATTTTAGTTATAACCAGTTTGTGGGCATATTCTCATTCAACTTATTTGCCAATTACTCTAAGCTTGAGGTTCTTAGATTCAAGGGCCAAAATAataaagttgaaataaaaactGAAGGTTCCATGGGTTGGTCCCCTTTGTTTCAGCTGAAGATCATTGAATTGTCCAATTGTAATCTGAACAAGCTCATCGACAATATTCCGAAATTTCTTCTTGTCCAGCATGAATTGGATACAGTTGATCTTTCTCACAGTAAGTTGAACGGAAGCTTTCCGAATTGGTTGGTTGAAAACAATAGAAAATTACGCGTGCtacatcttcaaaataattcttttactGGTCAGTTATATTTACCATCATTGATCCACACGCATATTACCCTGATGGATGTCTCGACCAATCACTTGGAAGGAAAACTTCAAGAAAACATTGGCATGACTTTTCCAAATTTAGTATATCTAAATCTTTCCAATAATAATCTTGAAGGTAATCTTCTTTCCTCAATTAGTGGAATGTTTCATTTGAAGGTATTAGATTTGTCTTTCAATCATTTCTCAGGCGGGGTCCCAAGAGGATTAAATACAGGTTGCTTGCCATTGAGAATTTTGAAGCTTGCTCACAATAGCTTCAACGGTGCAATTTTCATTGGGACAAACCAAGATGTTCAGCAGATGAATGTTCAGCAGATGAATGATAATCAATTCACAAGGAAAACACCAACTAAACAACATAAACGTAAGTACTGCTACTAG
- the LOC108983862 gene encoding uncharacterized protein LOC108983862 codes for MRNGEIIRDAALGAAFGEIFKGFFRGITCVIRRTIQFQSNLEGLRTTLSRLQVFVQDIRQSHEELGGEINGLVELMEKGEKLVNECSNLKWWQHCIRFFYAHKLWKLDKELLVFLQIDIMARIMRNSSTTVNMVSEIRERLNRTETSTIDIEVEVTANHEDLAAVREEDKMS; via the coding sequence ATGAGAAATGGAGAAATTATTAGAGATGCTGCTTTGGGAGCAGCGTTCGGAGAGATATTTAAAGGTTTCTTTAGAGGAATTACTTGTGTAATAAGAAGAACCATTCAGTTCCAATCCAATTTGGAAGGCCTCAGAACTACGCTGTCTAGACTACAGGTATTTGTCCAAGATATTCGACAGTCACACGAAGAGTTGGGAGGAGAAATAAATGGATTGGTCGAGTTGATGGAGAAGGGAGAGAAGCTTGTAAATGAGTGCTCGAATCTCAAGTGGTGGCAACATTGCATCAGATTCTTTTACGCGCACAAACTCTGGAAGCTGGACAAAGAACTTCTGGTGTTCTTACAGATAGACATCATGGCTCGGATTATGAGGAATTCGTCGACGACTGTGAACATGGTGAGTGAAATTCGTGAGAGACTGAATCGTACCGAGACAAGTACTATTGATATAGAAGTGGAAGTAACCGCCAACCATGAAGATCTGGCAGCCGTGCGTGAAGAAGACAAGATGAGTTAG